The genomic segment ACCGACGCGATGCTGGACGCGGAGGGACGCCTCGAGCAGGAGCTGCAGGAGTTGGATCATCACCACCAGATCGTTGCGGTGGTGCTGGAAGTGCTGTTGACCGCAGCCCTGCACGGACATGATCCGCAAACGGTCACCCATGAGGATCTGCAGCGCCATGAGCTGAATCGTTTGCGCCAGCTCGATGACCATCATGAGGTGACCGCTGAGCTGGATCCGGACAAGCCCGAAGCCCAGCGGCCGTATCACGACACCTGGCAACGGGTGATCGTTGACCCTGACGACCAGCGCTATGCGGGGTCGATCATGCCAACCGCCTATTGGTATGACGAGTTCATGCCCCTGCTGTTGCGGGCAAGTTCAGTGCTGACGCAGGCTGATATCCGCGCTTGGGATGACGCCGACGACGCGGATCTGAATGCCTGGTTCTCAGAACGGCATGCCAAAGGTGAATTCCGGATGTACGGGCATGCCACGGAAGAAGCCTTCCAATCCCGTCCACTCACGGTCAAGAAGGAGCTGCGGCGTGCCTGGGAGCTGACCCGTCACTACCTCAACGGGGTGCAGAAGCGCCGTGAGCGGGAAGAGTTCGGCCGCGAGGACGGCTTTCTTTGCCAGTACGTCGCCTTCCTCGATCTCCATGTCGGCCGCCACGATGTGGAAGCCAGCCAGATGCGGGTCAGTTTCCCTTACTACGTCGGTCCGGCAACCTGGCGTTTCATGCACACCAGCGCGGAGCTGATTGCAGATCAGCCAGCGCCGCAACAGCCGCGCTCAGTGGAGGCTTTCAAGACCTTCTTTGCGGCCTTGGCCACGATGTATCCGTGCCCTTACTGCCGCTTCCACCTCAATCGCTACGTGGTTCGCAACCGTGAGGTGTCGATGTACCCGATCGAATATCTCTTTCTGGGATCAGACAAGGCCAGCAGCACCCTTGAAGTGTCCCTTCAGGACAAGCTTGAGCGGGTCAATGATGGCGACTCCCTTCGTCTGTTCCTCTGGAAGCTGCACAACACGGTGTCGTCGTCGATTGCCAGGAGTGAGGCCTGGTATCACAAGGATTCCGGTGCCTATTACACCTCGCGTTACTGGCCCAGCCTGGATTCGGAGCTGGAGCGAGCCCACACCCTCGGTGTGGACCTGATCGCACGCGATCGGGTGCAGCGGATCTACGGGGTTGTGAAGAGCGCTGCCCATCTGTCGGTTCTGCGGGATGAGCTCCA from the Synechococcus sp. KORDI-100 genome contains:
- a CDS encoding ERV1/ALR-related protein; the protein is MPLLSTASFERVFDLPSDVSITTQLLADRARAAGADVALEDFETSLRTHRLNADDVVLAGWRQLLALQVGDARVKAKEAFQLLDQDNDGQVDLAALKRLIRLFEVSEDTAEAITIEMARDGSESIDLERLLAFLPEHFTAHPRAYRGGHRSAETISSAVSRDLNRTADQPKQDSASHQGTSPLQMQIGWFRLIQGAAYRSFRESYSANSETHLRAYDLPYTIPDFVRFVNAAVDLYLSLGIVEPGAEEPFESLKASVNGAEAALRERMADWDSIPKTDAMLDAEGRLEQELQELDHHHQIVAVVLEVLLTAALHGHDPQTVTHEDLQRHELNRLRQLDDHHEVTAELDPDKPEAQRPYHDTWQRVIVDPDDQRYAGSIMPTAYWYDEFMPLLLRASSVLTQADIRAWDDADDADLNAWFSERHAKGEFRMYGHATEEAFQSRPLTVKKELRRAWELTRHYLNGVQKRREREEFGREDGFLCQYVAFLDLHVGRHDVEASQMRVSFPYYVGPATWRFMHTSAELIADQPAPQQPRSVEAFKTFFAALATMYPCPYCRFHLNRYVVRNREVSMYPIEYLFLGSDKASSTLEVSLQDKLERVNDGDSLRLFLWKLHNTVSSSIARSEAWYHKDSGAYYTSRYWPSLDSELERAHTLGVDLIARDRVQRIYGVVKSAAHLSVLRDELQESLHADDLQQQQTIRSRAVSAIGGVEEAVLESRFLHDNYRYNPSLELEPPHFSPAEELLARSGLYTEN